A window of the Helianthus annuus cultivar XRQ/B chromosome 4, HanXRQr2.0-SUNRISE, whole genome shotgun sequence genome harbors these coding sequences:
- the LOC110934246 gene encoding secreted RxLR effector protein 161-like, which yields MVVNHKLQMEEGAKPTNKERYQRLVGKLIYLSHTRPDIAYAVSVVSQFMHQPQVSHMEAVWRVIKYLKGTIGHGVLFKANGHLKIQGYTDADWAGDKGDRRSTSGYFTLVGGNLVTWRSKKQKVVALSSAEAEFRGIARGLTEILWI from the coding sequence ATGGTGGTGAATCATAAACTTCAGATGGAGGAAGGAGCAAAACCAACCAACAAAGAGAGGTATCAACGACTGGTAGGGAAGTTGATATATCTTTCACACACAAGACCAGACATAGCATATGCAGTGAGTGTTGTTAGTCAGTTCATGCATCAGCCTCAAGTATCACACATGGAAGCAGTATGGAGAGTCATAAAATATCTCAAAGGAACAATTGGTCATGGAGTCCTCTTTAAAGCAAACGGACATCTAAAGATTCAAGGGTACACTGACGCAGATTGGGCAGGAGATAAAGGGGATCGAAGATCAACATCGGGATATTTCACCTTAGTAGGAGGAAATTTAGTTACTTGGAGGAGTAAGAAGCAAAAGGTTGTTGCTTTATCTAGTGCAGAAGCTGAGTTTCGAGGGATAGCACGAGGCTTGACAGAAATACTATGGATATGA